The following are from one region of the Gloeomargarita lithophora Alchichica-D10 genome:
- a CDS encoding DUF1622 domain-containing protein: MNIYLLSVAEKGLFHRLEMGLVELAGIIKVLLEFIAIMLILYAIILTLQKFIRHCRRTNFDTVQRVLRLELGRYLILALELLLAADIVATAVSPTWDAIGRLAAISFIRTFLNYFLEREVIELERVTGMEMN; this comes from the coding sequence ATGAACATTTATTTGCTGAGTGTTGCGGAAAAGGGTTTATTTCACCGCTTGGAAATGGGGCTGGTGGAGTTGGCGGGCATCATTAAAGTTTTGCTGGAATTTATCGCTATTATGCTAATTTTATATGCCATCATCCTGACGTTGCAAAAATTCATCCGTCATTGCCGACGTACCAATTTTGATACGGTGCAACGGGTGTTGCGGTTGGAGTTGGGTCGGTATTTGATTTTAGCTTTGGAATTGTTATTGGCCGCTGACATTGTGGCGACGGCGGTTTCTCCCACCTGGGATGCGATTGGTCGCTTGGCGGCGATTAGTTTTATTCGCACCTTTTTGAATTATTTTTTAGAGCGAGAGGTCATCGAATTGGAGCGAGTTACGGGTATGGAAATGAATTGA
- the ilvC gene encoding ketol-acid reductoisomerase, with translation MARMYYDTDADLSLLQSKPITIIGYGSQGHAHALNLRDSGLPVTVGLYPGSKSVAKAEAAGLRVLPVAEAAAQAELIMVLLPDEVQKAVYLQEIQPHLHPGKILAFAHGFNIHFAQVVPPPEVDVVMVAPKGPGHLVRRTYVQGQGVPCLFAVYQNASGQARERAMSYAKGIGGTRAGILETSFREETETDLFGEQAVLCGGLTALIKAGFETLVQAGYQPELAYFECLHEVKLIVDLIVEGGLSRMRDSISNTAEYGDYTRGPRIIDEQVRAEMGKILTEIQTGQFAREFVLENQAGKPGFTAMRRREAAHSIEEVGRDLRAMFSWLKSE, from the coding sequence ATGGCTCGGATGTACTATGACACGGATGCGGATTTAAGCCTTTTACAATCCAAGCCGATCACGATTATTGGCTATGGCTCCCAGGGGCACGCCCATGCCTTGAATCTGCGGGACAGTGGTTTGCCGGTCACGGTGGGTCTGTACCCCGGCAGTAAATCGGTGGCCAAGGCGGAGGCGGCAGGGTTGCGGGTGTTACCGGTGGCGGAAGCGGCGGCGCAGGCGGAACTGATCATGGTTTTGTTGCCGGATGAGGTGCAAAAAGCCGTTTATCTCCAGGAAATTCAACCCCATCTGCATCCCGGTAAAATTCTGGCCTTTGCCCACGGGTTTAACATTCACTTTGCCCAGGTGGTGCCGCCCCCGGAGGTGGATGTGGTGATGGTGGCACCCAAGGGACCGGGGCATCTGGTGCGGCGTACCTACGTGCAAGGCCAGGGGGTTCCCTGTTTGTTTGCGGTATATCAAAATGCTTCCGGGCAGGCCAGGGAACGAGCCATGAGCTATGCCAAGGGGATTGGTGGCACCCGGGCGGGGATTTTGGAAACCAGTTTCCGGGAAGAAACCGAGACGGATTTGTTCGGGGAACAGGCGGTGCTGTGCGGCGGGTTGACGGCTTTGATCAAGGCGGGGTTTGAAACCCTGGTGCAGGCGGGCTATCAACCGGAGTTGGCCTATTTTGAATGCCTCCACGAGGTGAAATTGATCGTGGATTTGATCGTGGAAGGGGGGTTGTCCCGGATGCGCGATAGCATCTCCAACACGGCGGAGTACGGGGATTATACTCGCGGGCCACGGATAATTGATGAGCAGGTGCGTGCGGAAATGGGTAAAATTCTCACGGAAATCCAAACCGGTCAGTTTGCCCGGGAGTTTGTTTTAGAAAACCAAGCGGGGAAACCGGGATTTACGGCCATGCGGCGGCGGGAAGCAGCCCACTCCATTGAAGAAGTGGGGCGGGATTTGCGGGCGATGTTCAGTTGGCTCAAATCGGAGTAA
- a CDS encoding transposase, with protein MAYASDLSDAEWEIVEPLLLELLPKKKKTRPAKWTNREIINGILYQLKNGCNWCDLPRDLPPYSTVYWHYKQWRAAGALTELMHRLHQQVREQVKKNPNGQP; from the coding sequence ATGGCGTATGCCAGCGACCTTAGTGATGCAGAATGGGAAATCGTTGAACCGCTGTTGTTGGAACTATTGCCCAAGAAGAAAAAAACTCGTCCCGCTAAATGGACAAACCGAGAAATCATCAATGGCATCCTGTATCAACTCAAAAATGGTTGTAATTGGTGCGACTTGCCTAGAGACTTACCGCCTTATTCAACCGTTTACTGGCACTATAAACAATGGCGAGCCGCTGGAGCGTTGACCGAATTGATGCACAGATTACACCAACAAGTACGAGAACAGGTAAAAAAAAATCCCAATGGACAACCCTAA
- a CDS encoding VOC family protein, with protein MVKSNVDVVNPGGGVMVNRRSFLTRIALGVFTLLVSLGLGTGIAQPVTAVRSVGFTVSDLNRAVDFYTQVLDFRKVSEVEVYGRDYDALQGVFGVRMRVVGLQLGQERLELTEYLTPAGLPIPLDSRSNDLWFQHIAIVVRDMPRAYQRLREYNVRHVSVAPQTLPATIPAAAGIQAFYFQDPDRHNLELIYFPPDKGDPRWQRPTSNLFLGIDHTAIAISDTAKSLAFYQELGFRVAGDSENFGPEQEYLNHVEGVRLRITGLKVAQGMGIEFLDYRQPTDGRPRPANARASDLLHWETTLSVSNLPETAARLQTQGVTFVSRRVVTLPDDRLGFRQGILVPDPDGHVLRLVQS; from the coding sequence GTGGTAAAGTCTAATGTAGATGTGGTCAATCCTGGTGGGGGTGTGATGGTCAACCGGCGGTCATTCTTGACCCGCATTGCCCTGGGGGTATTTACCCTGTTGGTATCCCTGGGGCTGGGAACGGGAATAGCCCAACCCGTCACCGCTGTCCGCAGTGTGGGCTTTACCGTCAGTGACCTGAACCGGGCGGTGGATTTTTATACCCAGGTGTTGGATTTTCGCAAGGTCAGCGAGGTAGAAGTCTATGGCCGGGACTACGATGCCCTCCAGGGGGTGTTTGGGGTGCGGATGCGGGTGGTGGGTTTGCAGTTGGGGCAAGAACGCCTGGAACTGACGGAATATCTCACCCCGGCGGGTCTGCCCATCCCCCTAGATTCCCGTAGTAATGACCTGTGGTTTCAGCATATTGCCATCGTGGTGCGGGATATGCCCCGTGCTTACCAACGCCTGCGTGAGTACAATGTCCGTCATGTATCCGTAGCACCCCAGACCCTACCGGCAACGATTCCGGCGGCGGCGGGGATTCAGGCTTTTTATTTCCAAGACCCAGACCGGCACAACCTGGAGTTGATTTATTTCCCGCCCGATAAGGGTGACCCCCGGTGGCAACGCCCCACATCCAATTTATTTTTGGGGATTGACCACACGGCGATTGCCATCAGTGATACGGCCAAAAGTCTGGCATTCTATCAAGAACTGGGGTTTCGGGTGGCGGGCGATAGCGAAAATTTTGGCCCGGAACAGGAATATCTTAACCATGTCGAGGGCGTGCGCCTGCGGATTACCGGGTTAAAAGTAGCGCAGGGGATGGGCATCGAATTTTTGGATTATCGCCAGCCCACCGATGGCCGTCCCCGCCCCGCCAATGCCCGCGCCAGTGATTTGCTCCACTGGGAAACCACCTTGAGTGTGAGTAATTTGCCAGAAACCGCCGCCCGTCTGCAAACCCAGGGGGTGACCTTCGTTTCCCGGCGGGTGGTGACCTTACCCGATGACCGGCTGGGATTCCGGCAAGGTATCTTAGTGCCAGACCCCGATGGTCATGTGCTACGTTTGGTGCAATCTTAA
- a CDS encoding DUF6887 family protein, producing MTRSNYSVMQLDELRRYVLNHREDEVAFQVYVDRSKQAGRMVSLTNENLEEELDKKMLPYRSSEET from the coding sequence ATGACACGATCCAATTACAGCGTTATGCAACTTGATGAATTACGTCGCTACGTTCTGAATCACCGGGAAGATGAGGTTGCGTTTCAGGTGTACGTTGACCGATCTAAGCAGGCGGGTCGTATGGTTAGTTTAACGAATGAAAATTTGGAAGAAGAATTAGACAAAAAAATGTTGCCCTATCGTTCTTCTGAAGAAACATAA
- a CDS encoding ABC transporter ATP-binding protein, producing the protein MKATAPVDCQTAACATAVCLQSVYKVYNRKPAVQDLTLAIGRGEVFGLLGPNGAGKSTTIRMLTTLTRPSEGEVWVAGCHVVKQPLEVRRRIGVVLQQVSVDGDLTVWENMEFHGRLHHIPVGERRRRIDYWLDYVELAERRDDLAKILSGGMKRRLQIARALLHQPEILFLDEPTVGLDPQTRRRLWAIIRQLNQEGMTIVLTSHYMEEVEYLCQRVGIIDGGKLIVQGTVAELRHQLGEGLVVKQLGDRWEHQFFPDLAAANAYLTNFEDKTGLLVRHSNLEDVFVELTGHQLD; encoded by the coding sequence GTGAAGGCAACGGCTCCTGTGGATTGTCAAACAGCGGCCTGTGCCACGGCAGTCTGTTTACAAAGTGTTTACAAAGTCTATAATCGCAAACCGGCGGTGCAGGATTTAACTCTGGCGATTGGGCGGGGGGAGGTATTTGGCTTGTTGGGGCCAAATGGGGCGGGCAAATCCACCACCATTCGGATGCTGACCACCTTGACCCGTCCGAGTGAGGGGGAGGTTTGGGTGGCGGGGTGTCATGTGGTCAAACAACCCCTGGAGGTACGCAGGCGGATTGGGGTGGTTCTGCAACAGGTGAGTGTGGACGGGGATTTGACGGTCTGGGAAAATATGGAATTTCATGGCCGTTTGCACCATATTCCGGTGGGGGAACGGCGGCGGCGGATTGATTATTGGTTGGACTACGTGGAACTGGCGGAACGGCGGGATGATTTAGCGAAAATCCTCTCCGGTGGCATGAAGCGGCGCTTGCAAATTGCCCGTGCCCTGCTGCATCAACCGGAAATTTTATTTTTGGATGAACCCACGGTGGGGTTAGACCCCCAGACCCGCCGCCGGTTGTGGGCAATCATTCGCCAGCTTAACCAGGAGGGTATGACCATTGTGCTGACCAGTCATTATATGGAAGAGGTGGAATACCTGTGTCAGCGGGTGGGGATTATTGACGGGGGGAAGTTAATTGTCCAGGGAACGGTGGCCGAATTGCGGCACCAGTTGGGGGAAGGGTTGGTGGTGAAACAACTGGGCGACCGGTGGGAACATCAGTTTTTCCCTGATTTGGCCGCGGCCAACGCCTACCTCACCAATTTTGAGGACAAAACCGGCCTGCTGGTGCGCCACTCCAATCTGGAGGATGTGTTTGTGGAATTGACCGGCCATCAATTAGATTAG
- a CDS encoding type II toxin-antitoxin system RelE/ParE family toxin — protein sequence MRIAIDGDVEAKFWKKLEQFIQNPFEPSLKTHKLSGKLKGLWSFSVDYSIRIIFYFTEDEKAIFVDIGNHNEVY from the coding sequence ATTAGGATTGCTATAGATGGTGATGTAGAGGCAAAATTTTGGAAGAAGTTAGAGCAATTTATACAAAACCCGTTTGAACCAAGTCTTAAAACTCATAAACTGTCTGGAAAACTCAAAGGTTTATGGAGTTTCAGTGTTGATTACAGTATAAGAATTATATTTTATTTCACAGAGGATGAAAAAGCCATATTCGTGGATATTGGTAACCATAATGAAGTTTACTAA
- a CDS encoding DUF6888 family protein, with product MQPTNDQTQGLYRLCYRLTNVIYPGWPYKNVELVRLDQRTGNLYLLAEDDLDFEIKPTGGYEP from the coding sequence ATGCAACCGACCAATGACCAAACTCAAGGTCTTTACCGATTGTGTTATCGCCTGACTAATGTCATTTATCCGGGTTGGCCGTATAAAAATGTTGAGTTGGTCAGATTGGATCAACGCACTGGGAACCTCTACCTACTTGCTGAGGATGACCTTGATTTTGAAATCAAACCCACTGGAGGATATGAACCATGA
- a CDS encoding T3SS (YopN, CesT) and YbjN peptide-binding chaperone 1 → MLFDSAPQQACYTKILPWMQELFADKVEIRDDLPIFIIPRGSAYAAVEVLPWTQDDAIVCAWSYVVKGAELKPELLQYLLRQNTEIPFGAFGLDEDGDIRLEHAIVGSTCDPKELETSAKSIMEMADHYDDEIYRLAGGQRAADRLGVQS, encoded by the coding sequence ATGCTATTCGATAGTGCCCCGCAACAAGCGTGTTATACAAAAATCCTTCCCTGGATGCAGGAATTGTTTGCTGACAAAGTGGAAATCCGGGATGACCTGCCCATTTTTATCATCCCCCGGGGTTCCGCCTACGCCGCTGTGGAGGTTCTGCCTTGGACGCAGGATGATGCCATTGTTTGTGCCTGGTCCTATGTGGTCAAAGGGGCGGAATTGAAACCCGAATTGTTGCAGTATCTTTTGCGGCAAAATACGGAAATTCCCTTCGGTGCCTTTGGCCTTGACGAAGACGGGGACATTCGCCTAGAACACGCCATTGTCGGCTCCACCTGCGACCCCAAGGAATTGGAGACTTCCGCTAAATCCATTATGGAAATGGCCGACCACTACGATGATGAAATTTACCGTTTAGCCGGGGGACAGCGAGCCGCCGACCGTTTGGGCGTACAATCCTAG
- the yidD gene encoding membrane protein insertion efficiency factor YidD: MKSLCLGAIRGYQRWISPLKPPACRFYPTCSCYAYTAIERFGLVTGGQLALGRLGRCHPFSPGGHDPVPERIGQPRGQA; encoded by the coding sequence ATGAAATCCCTGTGTTTGGGGGCAATTCGGGGTTACCAACGGTGGATTTCTCCCCTGAAACCCCCGGCCTGCCGTTTTTATCCCACCTGCTCCTGCTATGCCTACACGGCCATCGAACGGTTTGGCCTGGTGACCGGGGGACAACTGGCTCTGGGGCGATTGGGGCGATGCCATCCCTTTAGCCCTGGCGGCCACGACCCGGTACCGGAACGCATCGGGCAACCGAGGGGGCAGGCGTGA
- a CDS encoding adenylate/guanylate cyclase domain-containing protein, whose product MEVTLSAHRLQTMMILIVDDSPSQRLSLVAILKAAGFHQIHTCDEASACFDLLNRQAVDLILMDVSMPRINGIEACRQIKSQPELHDIPIIMVTASVEVSDLESAFEAGATDYIVKPPHQIELLARVRASLRLKYEMDQRKAKEVELRQITIDLSQALKSLDEQHQLLRLEQEKSERLLLNILPKPVAERLKQGQQVIADDFPEVTVLFADIVDFTSLAARMPAQDVVALLNAVFSRFDWLAERHGLEKIKTIGDAYMVVGGLPTARPDHAPAVAAFALDILRVLQGGEHTSHLLRVRIGIHTGPVVAGVIGTKKFIYDLWGDTVNTASRMQMVGSPNTIQVSEATYQHLKDTFKLEERGVIPVKGKGEMRVYFLMGKG is encoded by the coding sequence ATGGAAGTGACTCTCTCCGCCCATCGTTTGCAGACCATGATGATTCTGATCGTGGATGATTCCCCCAGTCAGCGGTTGTCTTTGGTGGCGATTTTGAAAGCGGCAGGGTTTCACCAAATTCACACCTGTGATGAGGCTTCGGCCTGCTTTGACCTCCTCAACCGTCAGGCGGTGGACTTGATTTTGATGGATGTGAGTATGCCCCGCATCAATGGCATTGAAGCCTGTCGGCAAATCAAAAGCCAACCGGAATTGCACGATATTCCCATCATTATGGTCACCGCCAGTGTGGAGGTTTCAGACCTGGAATCGGCTTTTGAAGCGGGAGCGACGGATTATATTGTTAAACCCCCCCATCAGATTGAACTATTGGCACGGGTGCGGGCGAGTTTGCGGCTCAAATACGAAATGGATCAACGCAAGGCCAAGGAAGTGGAACTGCGGCAGATAACGATTGATTTATCCCAAGCTCTGAAATCCCTGGATGAGCAACACCAACTCCTGCGGTTGGAGCAGGAAAAATCCGAGCGTTTGTTGTTGAATATTTTGCCCAAACCGGTGGCGGAACGGTTGAAACAGGGGCAACAGGTGATCGCCGATGATTTCCCGGAAGTCACGGTATTATTTGCGGATATTGTGGATTTTACGTCCCTGGCTGCCCGGATGCCCGCCCAGGATGTGGTGGCGTTGCTCAATGCGGTATTTTCCCGGTTTGACTGGTTGGCGGAGCGGCATGGCCTAGAGAAAATCAAAACCATCGGGGATGCCTACATGGTGGTGGGGGGACTGCCCACGGCTCGCCCGGATCATGCCCCGGCGGTGGCGGCCTTTGCCCTGGATATTTTGCGGGTGTTGCAGGGGGGGGAACACACCAGCCATCTGCTGCGGGTGCGGATTGGGATTCACACCGGGCCGGTGGTGGCGGGGGTGATTGGCACCAAAAAATTCATCTATGACCTGTGGGGGGATACGGTGAATACGGCCAGCCGGATGCAGATGGTGGGCAGTCCCAATACGATTCAAGTTTCCGAGGCCACTTATCAACACCTCAAGGATACTTTTAAGCTGGAAGAACGGGGGGTAATTCCGGTCAAGGGTAAGGGGGAAATGCGGGTGTATTTCTTGATGGGAAAAGGGTAA
- a CDS encoding MIP/aquaporin family protein, translating to MLPQQLLAKHWPEYLIEAWGLGILMVAAGTLATVLFSTASPVHQAIPNPFVQQVLMGLGMGLTVFFVVSSPWGRRSGAHFNPAVTLTFYQLGKVKAGDALFYSLFQVLGGLAGVLLVRVVFGQAFTAQPVQYVVTVPGKAGIPGAVLAELLVATVTMFVVQVLSNQPRLAPITPKVVALLVMGAVIWAAPYSGFSTNPARTIASALPAGVWTAVWLYLMVPTVGMVLGAQLYLVLYSHRSKPVRCGKLWYDDTTPCGRSDGRGTTRCIFCEDAGHSRWHDLSHGHS from the coding sequence ATGTTGCCCCAGCAACTGTTGGCGAAACATTGGCCGGAATATCTGATCGAAGCCTGGGGGCTGGGGATACTCATGGTGGCGGCGGGTACTTTGGCAACGGTGCTGTTTTCCACCGCTTCGCCGGTGCATCAGGCCATTCCCAACCCGTTTGTCCAACAGGTGTTGATGGGCTTGGGCATGGGTTTAACGGTATTTTTCGTGGTGTCTTCCCCCTGGGGGCGCCGGTCGGGGGCGCATTTTAACCCGGCGGTGACGTTGACGTTTTATCAATTGGGGAAGGTGAAAGCGGGGGATGCCCTGTTTTATAGCCTGTTTCAGGTGTTGGGGGGTCTGGCGGGGGTGCTGTTGGTGCGGGTGGTTTTTGGGCAAGCATTTACGGCGCAACCGGTGCAGTATGTGGTGACCGTGCCAGGGAAGGCGGGGATTCCGGGGGCGGTGCTGGCGGAATTGTTGGTGGCGACTGTGACCATGTTTGTGGTGCAGGTACTGAGCAATCAGCCCCGCTTGGCGCCGATTACCCCCAAGGTGGTGGCTTTGCTGGTGATGGGGGCGGTGATCTGGGCGGCTCCCTATTCGGGGTTTAGTACCAATCCGGCTCGCACGATTGCTTCGGCACTCCCGGCGGGGGTGTGGACGGCGGTTTGGTTGTATTTGATGGTGCCGACCGTTGGCATGGTATTGGGGGCGCAGTTGTACTTAGTGCTGTACAGCCATCGGTCAAAGCCCGTGCGGTGTGGAAAGCTCTGGTATGATGACACCACCCCCTGTGGTCGCAGTGACGGGCGGGGCACGACCCGCTGTATTTTCTGTGAAGATGCGGGGCATTCCCGGTGGCATGATCTGTCCCACGGCCATTCTTAA
- a CDS encoding MGH1-like glycoside hydrolase domain-containing protein, producing the protein MTAEHQRLTPQTPWKQWGPYLSERQWGTVREDYSEFGTAWDYFSHDQARARAYRWGEDGLAGISDDQQLFCFALALWNGQDPILKERLFGLTGSQGNHGEDVKEYYFYLDSTPTHSYMKMLYKYPQAPYPYAWLVEENQRRSRQEPEFELLDTGVFNDQRYFDVFVEYIKAESQDILIQITVCNRGDEPAPIHVLPTLWFRNTWSWGYESVKPYLKAENNRIFAHHETLGNYVLTCDENPTLLFTENETNYQQVYGTNNPSPYVKDSFHRYVIHDQMEAVNPQQTGTKASVHYVYDIPAQGTQVIRLRLTHENVPGFPNLDFDDFDTIVQQRKQEADAFYATITPGELSPDYQLIQRQAFAGMLWSKQYYRYDMETWLKGDPAMPAPPPGRKKGRNHQWFHLDTQEILSMPDKWEYPWFAAWDLAFHTITLALIDPDFAKHQLDLLTREWYMHPNGQMPAYEWNFGDVNPPVHGWAAWRVYQMEKKQTGTGDRLFLERVFHKLLMYFTWWVNRKDSSGRNVFEGGFLGLDNIGVFDRSSALPTGGYLQQSDGTSWMGMYCLNMLTIALELALENPAYEDIATKFFEHFLYIATAMNNLGGEGISLWDEGDGFFYDVLNLPTGENVRLKVRSMVGLIPLYAVETLEPEILDRLPGFKQRLNWFMQNRPDLTCNLACMQTLGMGERRLFSIVDRDRLRQILQKMLDESEFFGDFGIRAISRYHRANPYTYQVDGQEYRVDYEPAESSTGLFGGNSNWRGPVWMPVNYLLVESLQKFHRYLGDDFQVECPTGSGQWLTLQGVAQELSRRLVNIFARSESRRPVYGATALFQNDPHWRDLILFYEYFHGDNGAGIGASHQTGWTGIVAELLQQLGA; encoded by the coding sequence ATGACGGCGGAACATCAACGGCTTACCCCCCAAACCCCCTGGAAACAATGGGGGCCTTACCTGAGCGAACGGCAATGGGGGACGGTGCGGGAGGACTACAGCGAATTTGGCACCGCCTGGGACTACTTCAGCCATGACCAAGCCCGTGCCCGTGCCTACCGTTGGGGGGAAGATGGCCTGGCCGGGATTTCCGATGACCAGCAGTTATTTTGTTTTGCTTTGGCACTTTGGAATGGGCAAGACCCGATTTTGAAAGAGCGGCTGTTTGGCCTCACGGGCAGTCAAGGAAATCATGGGGAAGATGTGAAAGAATACTATTTTTATTTGGATAGTACGCCGACCCATTCCTATATGAAAATGCTGTATAAATATCCCCAAGCTCCCTATCCCTATGCTTGGTTGGTCGAGGAAAATCAACGCCGCAGTCGCCAGGAACCGGAATTTGAACTATTGGATACCGGCGTGTTTAACGACCAGCGTTATTTTGATGTGTTTGTGGAATATATTAAGGCCGAATCCCAGGATATTTTGATCCAAATTACAGTGTGTAATCGGGGGGATGAACCGGCTCCCATCCATGTCCTGCCCACCCTCTGGTTTCGCAATACCTGGTCCTGGGGTTATGAAAGTGTAAAACCCTATCTGAAAGCCGAAAATAATCGTATTTTTGCCCACCATGAAACCCTGGGCAATTATGTTCTCACTTGTGACGAGAATCCCACGTTGTTATTTACCGAGAATGAAACCAATTATCAGCAAGTATATGGGACAAATAATCCTTCTCCCTACGTCAAAGATAGCTTCCATCGCTATGTGATCCATGACCAGATGGAGGCGGTAAATCCCCAGCAAACCGGCACCAAAGCCTCTGTCCATTATGTGTATGACATACCCGCCCAGGGCACCCAAGTCATCCGTCTGCGCCTCACCCATGAGAATGTTCCTGGTTTTCCCAACTTAGATTTCGATGATTTTGATACTATCGTTCAACAAAGGAAACAGGAAGCAGACGCTTTTTATGCCACCATTACCCCAGGGGAATTAAGCCCGGATTATCAACTCATTCAACGGCAAGCCTTTGCGGGGATGTTGTGGAGTAAACAGTATTATCGCTACGACATGGAAACCTGGTTAAAGGGCGATCCAGCCATGCCCGCCCCGCCCCCCGGACGCAAAAAAGGGCGCAATCACCAGTGGTTTCATCTGGATACCCAGGAAATTTTGTCCATGCCAGACAAGTGGGAATATCCCTGGTTTGCCGCCTGGGATTTGGCTTTTCATACGATTACCTTGGCCTTGATTGACCCGGATTTTGCCAAGCATCAACTGGACTTGCTCACCCGGGAATGGTATATGCACCCGAATGGACAAATGCCCGCCTACGAGTGGAATTTTGGCGATGTGAATCCGCCGGTGCATGGTTGGGCAGCCTGGCGGGTGTACCAAATGGAGAAAAAACAAACCGGTACGGGCGACCGGCTATTTTTGGAGCGGGTTTTTCATAAATTGTTGATGTACTTTACCTGGTGGGTGAATCGCAAGGATAGCAGTGGCCGCAATGTGTTTGAGGGGGGTTTTTTAGGGTTAGATAATATCGGCGTTTTTGACCGCAGTTCTGCTTTGCCCACCGGCGGCTATCTCCAACAATCCGATGGCACCAGTTGGATGGGAATGTATTGCTTGAATATGCTCACCATTGCCCTGGAATTGGCTCTGGAAAATCCCGCCTACGAAGATATTGCCACCAAGTTTTTTGAGCATTTTCTCTACATTGCGACGGCGATGAATAACCTGGGGGGCGAAGGGATTAGTTTGTGGGACGAAGGGGATGGTTTTTTCTACGATGTATTGAACTTGCCTACCGGGGAAAATGTGCGGTTGAAGGTGCGTTCGATGGTGGGGTTGATTCCCCTATATGCGGTGGAAACTTTGGAGCCGGAGATTCTGGATCGTTTGCCCGGTTTCAAGCAACGGCTGAACTGGTTTATGCAAAACCGCCCGGATTTGACCTGTAATTTGGCCTGTATGCAAACCCTGGGGATGGGGGAACGGCGGTTATTTTCGATTGTGGATCGGGATCGCCTGCGCCAGATTTTGCAAAAAATGCTGGATGAAAGTGAGTTTTTTGGCGATTTTGGCATTCGGGCAATCTCCCGTTATCACCGGGCGAACCCCTACACCTACCAGGTGGATGGGCAGGAATACCGGGTTGATTACGAGCCTGCCGAATCGAGTACGGGGCTATTTGGGGGCAATTCCAACTGGCGCGGGCCGGTGTGGATGCCGGTGAATTATCTATTGGTGGAATCCCTGCAAAAGTTTCACCGTTATCTAGGGGATGATTTTCAGGTGGAATGTCCTACGGGTTCGGGGCAGTGGTTGACCCTCCAGGGGGTGGCGCAGGAATTGTCCCGGCGGTTGGTGAATATCTTTGCCCGTTCGGAGTCCCGGCGACCGGTATATGGGGCAACGGCTTTATTCCAAAATGACCCCCATTGGCGGGATTTGATTTTGTTTTATGAGTACTTTCACGGGGACAATGGGGCGGGGATCGGTGCCAGCCATCAAACCGGCTGGACGGGGATTGTGGCCGAGTTATTGCAACAACTGGGGGCGTAA
- a CDS encoding TM2 domain-containing protein: MTTSPPDASKKVAAGICGILLGALGVHKFILGYTSEGVIMLLVSLLTCGILSPIMGIIGLIEGIMYLTKSDEEFINTYILNRKGWL, from the coding sequence ATGACTACGAGTCCGCCGGATGCAAGTAAAAAAGTGGCCGCCGGGATTTGCGGGATTTTGTTGGGAGCCTTGGGGGTGCATAAATTCATCCTGGGTTACACCTCCGAGGGGGTAATCATGCTTTTGGTTTCCCTGCTCACCTGTGGCATCTTGTCCCCGATTATGGGCATTATCGGCCTGATTGAAGGCATCATGTACCTGACCAAAAGTGATGAGGAATTTATCAATACCTATATCCTCAACAGGAAAGGCTGGTTGTAG